The Budorcas taxicolor isolate Tak-1 chromosome 5, Takin1.1, whole genome shotgun sequence genome includes a window with the following:
- the RIBC2 gene encoding RIB43A-like with coiled-coils protein 2, protein MEVAQPKDLQEDFVLAKRRYAELGRQKRIFNARNRIIGGDTMAWDAQVCDQNIKAATEKAREEAFAAEMRQNDKITCISENRERRDRKNLCKAINDFQQSFQSPETRREFDLSDPLALKKDRPARQSDYDAWNTISGMQKFMGEDLNFHLRKKFQEEQNREWSLQQQKERMVGRENQKCAEDLYLKTRLQFDETAKHLQNLETATRKAVCTTVKEFNMNQALESAEKKIQERKQEQEDNLAEISNLLRGDLLSENPQQAASSFGPHCVVPDRWKGMSQEQLEEIRLVQKQQVQEKLRLQEEERQRDMDWDRRRIQKARATLLFERQQQRLQRGLRRALDCSNLSLAREQLLQKEHMKELSTNHATEDYFTQFNTGSR, encoded by the exons ATGGAGGTAGCACAGCCCAAGGACCTGCAGGAGGATTTTGTCCTGGCCAAAAGAAGATATGCGGAGCTGGGCAGGCAGAAACGGATTTTCAACGCCAGGAACAGGATCATCGGG GGTGACACCATGGCCTGGGATGCTCAGGTTTGTGACCAGAACATAAAAGCAGCAACTGAAAAAGCGAGAGAGGAAGCCTTTG CTGCTGAAATGAGACAAAATGACAAGATCACATGCATATCAGAAAACCGGgaaaggagagataggaaaaatCTCTGTAAAGCTATCAACGATTTCCAACAGAGCTTTCAGAGCCCGGAAACACGCCGTGAATTTGACCTCTCTGACCCCCTAGCCCTTAAGAAAGATCGTCCAGCCCGGCAGTCAGATTATGATGCTTGGAATACAATATCAGGAATGCAGAAGTTCATGGGAGAGGATTTAAACTTCCATCTGAGGAAGAAATTCCAAGAGGAACAAAACAGGGAATGGTCCCTGCAACAGCAAAAAGAACGGATGGTAGGCCGGGAGAACCAAAAATGTGCAG agGATCTCTACTTGAAGACAAGGCTACAGTTTGATGAGACAGCCAAGCACTTACAGAATCTGGAAACCGCCACCAGGAAGGCAGTTTGTACAACTGTGAAAGAATTCAACATGAACCAG GCCCTGGAGTCAGCGGAAAAGAAAATCCAAGAGAGAAAACAAGAACAGGAGGACAACCTAGCTGAGATCTCCAACCTGCTGCGTGGGGACCTGCTCTCAGAGAACCCGCAGCAGGCAGCCAGCTCCTTCGGGCCGCATTGTGTGGTGCCTGACCGCTGGAAGGGCATGAGCCAGGAGCAGCTGGAGGAGATCCGCCTGGTGCAGAAACAGCAAGTCCAGGAGAAGCTG AGGCTCCAGGAGGAAGAGCGCCAGCGAGACATGGACTGGGACCGGCGGAGGATTCAGAAGGCTCGCGCCACCTTGCTGTTTGAGCGGCAGCAGCAGCGCCTACAGCGTGGCCTGCGCAGGGCTCTGGACTGCAGCAACCTCAGCCTGGCCAGGGAGCAGCTCCTGCA GAAAGAACATATGAAAGAACTCTCTACCAATCATGCCACTGAAGACTATTTCACACAATTTAATACAGGAAGTCGATAA